A genome region from Coffea arabica cultivar ET-39 chromosome 7e, Coffea Arabica ET-39 HiFi, whole genome shotgun sequence includes the following:
- the LOC113700425 gene encoding probable methyltransferase PMT26 has protein sequence MALGKYSRVDGRKSSTNYCSTVTIVVFVALCLVGVWMMTSSSVVPVQNSDVASQEGNNDVNESARVSENNSDNASNENKNVNSESSSNGNENKPNQFEDNPGDLPEDATKGDNNVSSNSQEKLPQENQEKSGEENREEEKRSEDGSKSGNENGETKTDEKDSEAGETNGSNANGGESGDDNKSVENSDETKDVDKEDSQKDKKDTVSDQDSGQKKENNQTTEVFPSGAQSELLNETTTQNGSFSTQAAESKNEKESQQSSEPENQSGTSWKLCNVTAGPDYIPCLDNLEAIKNLRTTKHYEHRERHCPDDPPTCLVPLPEGYQRSIEWPASREKIWYHNVPHTKLAQIKGHQNWVKVSGEYLTFPGGGTQFKHGALHYIDFIQQSVPDIAWGKRSRVVLDVGCGVASFGGFLFDRDVLTMSLAPKDEHEAQVQFALERGIPAISAVMGTKRLPFPGRVFDVVHCARCRVPWHIEGGKLLLELNRLLRPGGYFVWSATPVYQKIPEDAQIWEAMKKLTKSMCWESVSITKDRVNGVGIAIYRKPTTNECYEQRSQNEPPLCEESDDPNAAWNVPLQACMHKVPVAESERGSQWPELCPARVDKPPYWLSSSQVGVYGKPAPEDFAVDFKHWKRVVTNSYAKGLGINWSTVRNVMDMRAVYGGFAAALKDMNVWVMNIVSIDAPDTLPIIYERGLFGMYHDWCESFSTYPRSYDLLHADHLFSKVKNKCNFNAFVAEVDRTLRPEGKIIVRDKVEMINELESIFKSLHWEIRMTYSKDKEGLLCAQKTVWRPKESEIVSYALA, from the exons ATGGCATTAGGGAAGTACTCGAGAGTTGACGGTAGAAAATCGTCTACAAATTATTGTTCCACAGTGACGATAGTGGTGTTTGTAGCACTTTGTTTGGTAGGAGTATGGATGATGACATCTTCTTCAGTGGTTCCTGTGCAAAACTCGGATGTGGCTTCACAGGAGGGCAATAATGATGTGAATGAAAGCGCCCGAGTGAGCGAAAACAATAGTGACAATGCTAGTAATGAGAATAAAAATGTTAATAGCGAGAGTTCATCAAATGGCAATGAGAATAAACCAAATCAATTTGAGGATAATCCCGGTGATTTACCTGAAGATGCCACAAAAGGGGATAATAATGTGAGCTCAAATTCTCAAGAGAAGCTCCCGCAGGAAAATCAAGAGAAGTCTGGGGAGGAGAACagggaagaagagaaaaggtcaGAAGATGGATCTAAAAGTGGAAATGAAAATGGGGAAACAAAGACTGATGAAAAAGATTCTGAAGCTGGGGAGACCAATGGAAGTAATGCCAATGGAGGAGAGTCCGGGGATGACAACAAATCAGTTGAAAATTCTGATGAAACAAAAGATGTTGATAAGGAAGATAGTCAGAAAGATAAGAAAGATACAGTGTCAGATCAAGATTCTGGTCAGAAAAAGGAGAACAATCAGACGACTGAAGTGTTTCCTTCTGGCGCTCAGTCAGAGCTGTTGAATGAAACTACAACTCAAAATGGCTCATTTTCTACCCAGGCAGCAGAGTCTAAGAATGAAAAGGAATCACAACAATCTTCTGAACCTGAGAATCAGAGTGGAACAAGCTGGAAACTCTGCAATGTCACAGCTGGGCCTGATTACATTCCGTGTCTTGACAATTTGGAAGCAATAAAAAATCTTCGTACTACTAAGCACTATGAACACAGGGAGAGGCATTGTCCTGATGATCCTCCTACATGCCTTGTTCCCCTCCCTGAGGGATACCAACGCTCAATTGAATGGCCTGCTAGCAGGGAGAAG ATTTGGTACCATAATGTCCCTCATACCAAGCTCGCACAAATTAAGGGACACCAAAATTGGGTAAAGGTTTCCGGTGAGTACCTCACTTTTCCTGGTGGTGGGACCCAGTTCAAGCATGGTGCTCTCCATTATATAGATTTCATACAGcag TCTGTGCCTGATATTGCATGGGGTAAACGTTCTCGTGTTGTGTTGGATGTTGGATGTGGTGTTGCTAGCTTTGGAGGCTTTCTGTTTGATAGAGATGTTCTAACCATGTCATTAGCCCCAAAAGATGAGCATGAAGCACAGGTTCAATTTGCACTGGAAAGAGGAATCCCGGCTATATCTGCTGTGATGGGTACAAAGAGACTTCCCTTTCCGGGGAGAGTTTTTGATGTAGTTCATTGTGCACGATGTAGGGTGCCTTGGCATATTGAAG GTGGTAAACTGCTGTTGGAGCTGAACCGCTTACTACGTCCTGGAGGTTATTTTGTGTGGTCTGCCACTCCAGTCTACCAAAAAATTCCTGAAGATGCTCAGATTTGGGAgg CTATGAAGAAACTGACAAAGTCCATGTGCTGGGAGTCAGTTTCAATCACCAAGGATCGGGTAAATGGAGTAGGTATAGCTATATATCGCAAACCTACCACTAACGAGTGCTATGAGCAAAGGTCACAAAATGAGCCTCCTCTTTGCGAAGAATCTGATGATCCAAATGCCGCCTG GAATGTGCCTTTGCAAGCATGCATGCACAAGGTACCAGTTGCCGAATCAGAGCGTGGGTCTCAATGGCCGGAATTGTGCCCTGCCAGGGTGGATAAACCACCATATTGGTTGTCGAGTTCCCAAGTTGGTGTTTATGGAAAACCTGCGCCAGAGGATTTTGCTGTTGATTTTAAACACTGGAAGCGCGTGGTCACCAATTCATATGCAAAGGGCTTGGGAATAAACTGGTCCACTGTGCGAAATGTCATGGACATGCGGGCAGTTTACGGAGG GTTTGCTGCTGCTCTGAAGGACATGAATGTATGGGTCATGAACATAGTATCCATCGATGCTCCTGATACTCTTCCAATTATTTATGAACGAGGTCTCTTTGGAATGTATCATGACTGGTGTGAATCATTCAGTACCTATCCGAGATCTTATGATCTTCTCCATGCAGATCATCTCTTCTCCAAAGTTAAAAACAA GTGCAACTTTAATGCATTTGTTGCGGAAGTTGATCGCACTCTACGACCAGAAGGCAAGATCATTGTACGCGACAAGGTTGAGATGATTAATGAACTTGAGAGCATTTTTAAATCTCTGCACTGGGAGATTCGTATGACCTACTCCAAGGACAAGGAGGGATTGCTTTGTGCCCAGAAAACCGTGTGGCGCCCAAAAGAGTCGGAGATAGTTAGTTATGCATTGGCTTAG
- the LOC113700953 gene encoding gibberellin 20 oxidase 2-like codes for MDLSVSDLLLCPQLNPANDLKNEILVFDISILHKQANMPTQFLWPHQDLVGSQDELREPVINLEGFLKGDKEATVAAAHLVGAACINHGFFQVIKHGVDVDLIRAAHEHLDFIFNLPLAKKLDARREPGSVYGYSGAHAHRFSSKLPWKETLSFVYNHGNSHDLAVPNYFTSSFGKEFQETGLVYQKYCEAMEKLSLAILELLAISLGVERSHYRKFFEDGSSLMRCNFYPPCKEPGLTLGTGPHCDPTSLTILHQDQVGGLEVFANNQWRPIRPRPDAFVINLGDTFMALSNGRYKSCLHRALVNKESVRRSLAFFLCPKQDKVVRPPQDLIDREEQRKYPDFTWSDLQEFTQKHYRADVATLQSFIHYFLPTKRYN; via the exons ATGGATTTAAGTGTCTCAGATCTCCTCCTGTGTCCCCAATTGAACCCtgcaaatgatttgaaaaatgaaatccTGGTTTTTGACATATCCATACTACATAAACAAGCAAACATGCCAACACAATTCCTCTGGCCTCATCAAGACTTGGTTGGCTCTCAGGATGAGCTAAGAGAGCCAGTCATAAACCTAGAGGGCTTCTTGAAAGGTGACAAGGAGGCAACTGTTGCTGCTGCTCACCTTGTTGGAGCTGCCTgtattaaccatggtttcttCCAAGTTATCAAACACGGTGTAGATGTGGATCTTATTCGAGCTGCACATGAACATCTGGATTTCATCTTCAATCTTCCGCTTGCTAAAAAGCTTGATGCTCGTAGGGAACCAGGCAGCGTTTATGGCTACTCAGGTGCCCATGCTCACCGGTTTTCGTCTAAATTGCCATGGAAGGAAACGTTATCTTTTGTGTATAACCATGGCAACAGCCATGACCTTGCTGTGCCTAATTATTTCACATCCTCCTTTGGGAAAGAATTCCAAGAAACCGG GTTGGTCTACCAAAAATATTGTGAGGCAATGGAGAAATTATCTCTAGCAATCCTGGAATTATTGGCAATTAGCTTGGGAGTAGAACGTTCCCACTACAGAAAATTCTTTGAAGATGGTAGTTCACTAATGAGGTGCAATTTCTATCCACCTTGTAAAGAACCAGGCCTGACTCTTGGAACTGGTCCCCATTGTGATCCAACTTCCTTAACCATTCTTCATCAAGATCAAGTTGGAGGCCTTGAAGTTTTTGCAAACAACCAATGGCGACCCATTCGACCTCGACCAGATGCATTTGTCATTAACCTTGGTGACACATTTATG GCATTGTCCAATGGAAGATACAAGAGCTGCCTTCACAGGGCACTGGTGAACAAGGAGAGTGTCAGAAGATCATTAGCCTTTTTCTTGTGCCCAAAACAAGACAAAGTAGTGAGACCCCCACAGGATCTTATTGACAGAGAAGAGCAAAGGAAGTACCCTGATTTCACATGGTCAGATTTGCAAGAATTCACTCAGAAACACTACAGAGCTGATGTTGCAACCCTACAAAGTTTCATTCATTACTTTCTACCCACCAAACGTTACAACTAG
- the LOC113700493 gene encoding nuclear transcription factor Y subunit B-7-like, whose amino-acid sequence MADERCGIGPNVPIKGSLENQCSLSSSSNTNNDNNNSSSSLSIATVIATYNHHSNNNSNNNNGSSSSCGNNNNNNKEQDRFLPIANVGRIMKKVIPGNGKISKDAKETVQECVSEFISFVTGEASDKCQREKRKTINGDDIIWAITTLGFEDYVTPLKQYLNKYRELEGEKLNVPKQQQQQQQHQRLQNHDQNPIMSPYHSVYSSTNLLSQPPFVPSDQTFALPFSQSSIQTQLPQQEHIDSVGHW is encoded by the coding sequence ATGGCAGATGAGAGGTGTGGAATAGGGCCAAATGTGCCCATCAAGGGAAGCTTAGAAAATCAATGTTCATTGAGTAGCAGCAGCAACACCAACAATGATAACaacaacagcagcagcagcttgTCCATCGCGACCGTGATCGCGACTTACAACCACCATAGCAATAATAATAGCAACAACAATAatggcagcagcagcagctgtggcaacaacaacaacaataacaagGAACAGGATCGGTTTCTCCCGATCGCAAACGTTGGAAGAATTATGAAAAAGGTGATTCCAGGAAATGGGAAAATTTCAAAGGATGCAAAGGAAACGGTTCAAGAATGTGTATCAGAATTCATTAGCTTTGTCACTGGAGAAGCCTCAGATAAATGCCAACGTGAAAAGAGGAAGACCATCAATGGAGATGATATCATTTGGGCCATCACAACTCTCGGGTTTGAAGATTATGTAACCCCCTTAAAACAATACCTTAACAAATATAGAGAGTTAGAAGGAGAAAAGCTTAATGTTCCaaaacagcagcagcagcagcaacaacacCAACGCCTACAAAACCATGACCAAAATCCAATTATGTCACCTTACCATAGTGTATATTCTTCAACAAATCTTCTCTCTCAGCCACCATTTGTTCCAAGTGATCAAACGTTTGCTTTGCCGTTTTCTCAAAGTTCAATTCAGACTCAATTACCACAGCAAGAACATATTGACTCCGTGGGACATTggtaa